The Xenorhabdus doucetiae genome has a window encoding:
- a CDS encoding ShlB/FhaC/HecB family hemolysin secretion/activation protein gives MATVTRSNMFAGLAGWAVFAVQPVQADDQPFIHQTQQQQALEQRLEAKAPTVRLSAADKTTSVSAPNFPKESPCFVIHTVTLSGREDLPHWVPLQRLAEQANGHCLGAQGIGILMSNMQNRLISHGWVTTRILAPEQDLSQGELKLNVVAGKIRQVRYSDESDQYATLYTAMPARPGHVLDLRDIEQGLENLQRIPNVQASMELVPGEQPGESDIIIKRQQSRFWHVGAWVDNSGTKTTGQTQGGLMFALDNPTSLSDLLYLSLSRDLAFSHRKDSTNYTAHYSVPFGYWQLAVTGSKYHYMQTVPELNGDAKYRGKSRSLNAQLSRVLHRNASAKTTLTYGVTARETRNFIQQTEITNQKRRTSSWSLGLDHRHYLGAAVLDAGVRYQQGTRWFGALPAYEERNAKSSPDYATAKAEIIQLSASLNTPFTLGKAQFQHRIEYQKQWSNTPLTPQDQFSIGNRWTVRGFDGERTLSADEGWTLRNTLSWQTPLPDQQLYLGADYGRVGGRHLDRIIGRTLAGGVIGVKGTVRPANLAYDISVGTPFSKPDGFKTDNGHVTFSLNWQY, from the coding sequence ATGGCAACGGTGACTCGCAGCAACATGTTCGCAGGGTTGGCCGGATGGGCTGTATTTGCTGTTCAGCCTGTGCAGGCAGATGACCAACCTTTTATTCATCAGACACAGCAGCAGCAGGCGTTAGAGCAACGCCTGGAGGCTAAGGCCCCGACGGTGCGACTTTCCGCCGCAGATAAGACAACCTCAGTGTCTGCCCCGAACTTTCCCAAAGAATCCCCCTGTTTTGTGATCCATACAGTCACCCTGTCCGGCCGGGAAGACCTGCCGCACTGGGTGCCGCTGCAACGGCTGGCCGAGCAGGCTAACGGGCATTGCCTGGGAGCACAGGGGATTGGCATCCTGATGAGCAATATGCAGAACCGGCTGATTTCACACGGCTGGGTGACGACCCGCATTCTGGCACCGGAGCAGGATTTAAGTCAGGGGGAACTGAAACTCAACGTGGTGGCCGGCAAAATCCGGCAGGTGCGCTATAGCGATGAGTCGGATCAGTACGCGACGCTGTATACCGCGATGCCGGCCCGTCCCGGCCATGTGCTGGATTTGCGGGATATCGAGCAGGGCCTTGAAAACCTCCAGCGCATCCCGAATGTTCAGGCGTCGATGGAGCTGGTCCCGGGCGAGCAGCCGGGGGAAAGCGATATTATCATTAAACGTCAGCAGTCGCGTTTCTGGCATGTCGGTGCCTGGGTGGATAACAGCGGCACCAAAACCACCGGACAGACACAGGGCGGGCTGATGTTTGCGCTGGATAACCCGACGTCACTGAGTGACCTGCTTTATCTCTCCCTGAGCCGTGATTTGGCCTTCTCCCACCGTAAGGACTCTACCAACTATACCGCGCATTACTCGGTGCCGTTCGGTTATTGGCAGCTGGCGGTCACCGGCAGTAAATATCATTATATGCAGACCGTGCCGGAACTGAACGGGGATGCTAAATATCGGGGAAAAAGCCGGAGCCTGAACGCGCAATTAAGCCGTGTCCTGCACCGTAATGCCAGCGCGAAAACCACCCTGACTTATGGCGTTACGGCCCGTGAAACCCGCAATTTCATCCAGCAGACCGAAATCACCAACCAGAAACGCCGTACCAGCAGCTGGAGTCTGGGGTTGGATCACCGCCATTATCTCGGTGCGGCCGTACTGGACGCCGGGGTGCGTTATCAGCAGGGCACGCGCTGGTTCGGCGCATTACCGGCTTATGAAGAGCGCAATGCGAAATCGTCCCCGGATTATGCGACGGCCAAAGCCGAAATTATCCAGTTGTCGGCGTCGCTGAATACCCCTTTTACGCTTGGCAAGGCGCAGTTCCAGCACCGCATCGAATACCAGAAGCAGTGGAGCAATACCCCGTTAACGCCGCAGGATCAGTTCAGCATCGGTAACCGCTGGACGGTACGTGGCTTTGACGGTGAACGCACGCTGAGTGCCGATGAAGGCTGGACACTGCGCAATACCCTGTCATGGCAGACCCCGTTGCCCGATCAACAGCTTTATCTCGGTGCCGATTATGGCCGGGTGGGGGGACGTCATTTGGACCGGATAATCGGCCGGACGCTGGCAGGGGGCGTTATTGGCGTGAAGGGCACGGTTCGCCCTGCCAATCTGGCGTATGACATTTCGGTCGGTACGCCCTTCTCCAAACCGGATGGGTTTAAGACCGATAACGGCCATGTCACTTTCAGCCTGAACTGGCAGTACTGA